DNA sequence from the Desulfobacteraceae bacterium genome:
AACGCTGGCCGTGACTTACACGGCGCCCGTCCAGGCGTCCTCGGATCAGGTGGTCCCGGCGGTGCGGATTGTTTCCCCCACCAGCAGGTCAAACTATTTTTCGCGGATTCGAAGCGTTGATCTGGCCGGAACGGCTTTCGACAATAACCAGGTGGCAAAAATCACCTGGCAGAATTCACGCGGTGAAACGGGTACCGCCTCCGGAACGCAAAATTGGGCCGTCACCGGGATCCCGCTGGATCGCTGGATCAATACGGTCACCATCACCGCCCACGATGCTGCCGGCAACACCAACACGGCGAGTCTCAGAGTTTTCTGCTGGCGTTGAGAATTCTAAAAACCCCGGAGGGCGCCGCCCCCCGGGGTTTTCAGCCTTTCAGTCGGGAGTTGCCGCGGCCCCTCGGGCCGGCAGCTCCCGGCACTTTTTGAGCGTCCCACGAACCTTAAAATAGCGTTTCGAAACTGGAATTATATATGGTATGCTTTATGTGAATACAATCTTGGAATTTTTAACCCCACCGCAACCCTCTCCCAGCGGGAGAGGGAGTTCGAGGGAAGCGAAATCAATGACCCTTCGAAATATAAAATAAAAATGGTCTTTAAATTTTTCAAAAAGCGACACGCCCCGCACCGGTCCCCTTGAGCCCATGCCGACATTTCGATGCAAGTTCGCGACCCCCGCCGGCAGCGTCGTTGAAAAGACATTGATTGCCGACAACAAAAGCGCCCTCAAAGATTTTCTGGAGGAAGAAGGCAATTTTGTTCTCAAGATTCACGGTACCGAACGGATCCTTGCGGGTTTCAGGTGGCGAGGGCGTCGCAAGCCGTTTCGTCTGAGAGATTTTCTCTCCTTCAACCAGGAATTTGCGGTCCTGATCAAGGCGGGGCTGCCCATTTTGAGCGCCCTGGACACGGTTTTGGAAAGAAGCGGCAACAGCGATCTTTATGATCTGCTCAGAGAGGTGCGAAACGATGTTTCCACAGGCGAGTCGTTATCCGGGGCCTTCGGCAAATTTTCATCCGTTGTATCCAGTCTTTACGTGGCCTCCCTGCAGGCCGGTGAAAAAAGCGGAAGCATTTCCCTGGCAATCTCGCGCTATATCGCCTACATAAAAAAAATGCTGGCCATTCGCCAGAAAGTGATAACGGCATCCATATATCCCGCGATTTTAACAACGGTGTCGGTTTTTGTCCTCGTGTTTCTGATGGTGTTTGTGGTGCCGACCTTCACCGCAGCCTATTTCGATTCCGGCACCCAGCTGCCGGCCATAACGGTTGTATTGGTGGCCGTCAGCCACGCCCTGAAAAACAATATTTATTGGCTCATCTTGCTTGCCGCGGGGTGTTGGGCGGGCTTGACCTACGCCAAAAGGAGCACGACGGGCAAACGCTTTCTGGATCGGTTGAAGCTTCGTACACCGCTTCTTGGCGACATCTTTTTGACGTACTATATCTCACGGTTGGCCAGGACGCTTGCCACGGTTCTTGCCAGCGGGATGCCCCTGGTGGATGCGGTGCGCATCGCATCCGGGACGATGGACAATTCTTTCCTGAAAGAAACGATTCAAAGGGTGGTCAAGCTGCTTGAAGAGGGGGGCGGGTTTGCGGCTTCTCTCGAGCGGGTTCAGGTTTTTCCGACGATGGCGATAAGAATGGTCGATGCCGGCGAAAGCGGTGGCGCCCTGGAAGCGGTGCTGGACGACGTTGCAGACTTCTACGAAATGGACGTCGACGCCAAGCTGACAGTGCTCACCTCGGCGATTGAACCGGCCCTCATGGTCATCATGGGGCTGTTGATCGGCTTTATCGTGCTGGCAATGTATCTGCCGATTTTCCAACTGGCCGGTGCCATTTAGACACGGCCGCTTCACCCCGTAAATTACGCCATTCCAGCCACCGGCTTCGAAAACCGATCACGTTAAAACTGAATAAAAATGTCCGTTAAAGCCTACAAAAAATTAAAATTCGGCGATCTCGCGATCAAGATGGGGTTCATGACCCGGAAGCAGCTGGATTATGTGACCTCCAAAAAGAATATCACCAAGCAGCGCATCGGCCATATCTGCCTGCAGGAAGGACTGGTCGACGACGAGATCATCGCCCAGATTACAGCCGCCCAATTCTCCTACGATTATGTCCAGATCGACGGCATCGAAGACCCCACCCTGCTGGAATTGGTGCCGCTGGAGTTCATGACGCGCTATCAGTTCGTGCCCTACCGGCGCGAGGGGGACACCCTGGTGATCGCCATGGCGGACCCGATGAATTTCCTGAAGGCCATCGATGCCTTGGAAATGCTGCTGGATTTAAGCGTCGCCATCGTCGTCGTCAGCGAAACCCGAATCAAAAACCTCCTCAAAAAAATAGAAACCTCCCGCAGTGTGCTGGATTCGGTTTCCGATGACATGCGCCTTTCGCTGGTTCGTGAATCCGACAAGGGCGAGGATATTCTCAGCCTGGAGAAGCTCTCGGCGGAAGAAAGCCCAATCGTCAAACTGGTGAATTCCACCATTCTGGATGCAATCAACAAACGGGCCAGCGATATCCACATCGAAACCTCCGAGCAGGGTGTTATCATCCGCTACCGTATCGACGGAATGCTTCACCAGGCGACCGATCCGCTGGATGTTCAGCATCAGGGCACCATCGTTTCGCGCATCAAGATCATGTCCGAGCTGGACATATCCGAAAAACGCATCCCCCAGGACGGTCGCTTCAAACTCAAGGTCCAGGACCGTTACATCGACTTTCGGGTTTCCATCCTGCCGACCATTTTTGGAGAGGATGTGGTGATCCGCATCCTTGACCGGGAATCGCTCGCCGCCGATGTTGGCGAATTCAAGCTCGAAAGCCTGGGGCTGCCCGCGCGCGAGATGCACCGCATTCGGCGGATGATCCAGGCGCCTTACGGGATGTTCCTGATGACCGGTCCCACCGGCAGCGGCAAAACCACGACGCTTTACATGGCGATTTCAGCGGTCAACAGCACCGAGGCCAAAATCATCACCATCGAAGATCCCGTTGAATACCAGCTGAAGGGCATCGTTCAGATTCCCGTCAACGAAAAAAAAGGGTTGACCTTCGCCCGGGGGCTGCGTTCCATTTTGCGGCACGACCCGGACAAGATTCTCGTCGGCGAAATCCGGGATTCCGAAACCGCCCAGATCGCACTGCAGTCGGCCCTGACCGGGCACCTGGTTTTCACCACCGTGCATGCCAACAGCGCCTTCGAGGTGATCAACCGCTTCATCCACATGGGCATCAAGCCCTACAATTTGATGGCTGCCTTGAATTGCATCGTGGCCCAGCGGTTGATGCGAACCCTGTGCGTCTGCCGGGAGCCGGTGACCTATTCCCAGGCCCAACTGGCCGAGTGGGGGCTGGCCCCCGCGCGCTACCGGGAGCATGTGTTCTACGAGGCCAAGGGGTGCGATCTCTGCAAAGGCACCGGCTACAAGGGCCGCAAAGCCATCATCGAACTCATCGAAATGGATGACGTCATTCGCGAGCTCTTCATTCAAAAAGCGCCGCTTGCCGAGCTCAAAAAAACGGCGGCGGCAGCCGGCACCGTGTTTCTGAGAAACGCCGCCCTGGCAGAGGTTATTGGAGGGCAAACAACCTTCAAGGAAGCCAACCGGGTCACGTTCATCGAGCCCGAAGGTTGTATGATCGAAACGCAATGAACTTTGAGCGTACCCCAGAAAGCGGACTTTTCGGAACCGTCAATTGTGATGAACCAGTAAAAATTCAAAATCCAGACAGTTTCGTAAAAAGGTCAAGTTCAAGGTGCGCAAATCTCGAGGAGTGAGGCGTACACCTCTACGCCGCAGCGACTTCGAGATGCAGCGCAACGCAGAAATTGGGCTTTTTACGGAACTGTCAATTGTGAACAGCTGCTCTATGCGTTTACCTATAAAGGACCGGCTGGTGCCGATGATCTCCTATTTCAGGCAAAACTATGTCGGCATCGAAATCAGTTCGACCTCCGTCAAGCTCGCCCAGGTCGAAAGATCCAAAGACGGTTGGCGGCTTTTGCACCACAAACGTGTGGCACTGCCCGAGACGACCCTCCAGGCCTCCTTTCGGACGCAAAATATTCTGGACAAGCCCAAACTGACCGAGGTCTTGCGGGAAGTCTTGGCCGGGCTCGACCAGCGGCCTGCCCGGGTGGGGCTTTCGATCCCGAATGAAAACGTCAAATTGTCCATCCAGAAATTCGATGCCCTTCCGGGCAGCCGTCCGGAAGTCGAGAAAATGATCGCCTGGTGGGCCGAAAAAACCTTTCGTTTTCCGCCCAATTCCGCCCAGATTTCATTTCAGCCGGCCGGTCGGGCAACCGCCGGCAGCCAGCGGCTGCTGGTATCCATCGGCAACCGGGAGGTGATCCGGGAATACGAGAGGGCTTTGCAGGAGGTTAAGCAGGAAGCCGAGGTGATTCGGCCCGCCCGGATCAACCAGTTTAACTTTTACCGAAGCCTTTTGCCCGACGCGGGTACCATTGCTTACCTTGGCTTGTTCGAAAACTTCTTCTGCCTCTTCGTTTTTGAAGATGCCCGGTTGACTTTTTATCACGGCGTCAAACGTGGCTTTTCAAATCTCCATTTTTTCCAGGATGTGGACATGACCATGCAGCATTACCTGGGGTTGAACCCGGATGGCGAAATCGAAAAACTGTTCGTTGCCAGCCAGGTCGGGTTTCATCGCGAATTGGAGGAGGTGTTTAAAAATCTCAGCGACATGAAGGTGGAAATTTTAAATGAGAACAGCCTGATCGCGATTCCTTCGGGGCCATCCGAGGAGGCTGATTCACGCGTGTTGGCTGGCACCTATGCGGCTGCCGTCGGTGCGGCGCAAAGCCTTTCGCTCATTGGAGAATGATTCGATTTGGACGCGATCAAAATCAACCTGGCGACCTTCGATTTTCGTTACCAGCGTATCGCCCGACTCGTGCTGATCGGGGTTGCGGCTTTCGTGCTGCTGGTTTCAGTCAATGCCATCCGGATCTGGTTTCAAAACCAGGGCCGGCTAGCGGCCCATCGACAAAAAATCGAGCGTCTCGAAAGCAGTCTGGCCGAACAACGCGGCCAGCAGAAAGCCCGGGCAGACCGAGGCGGTGGCGGAGAACCTGAAAAAATTGAAAACAACATCATCCGAATTTCGCGATTGGTGGCACGGGATGTCTTCCCCTTTGACCGCCTCCTGGATATGCTGGAAGCCAATCTGCCGGACGGGGTCCACCTGGGGCGCCTGGAGGCAAACGAGACCATCGGCGCCGTCCTGCTGGAGGGCGTTGCCGAGTCTATGGACCGGGTCACTGTTTTCGTCAACCAACTCGAGTCGCTGGAGGAAGTCAGCCGCATCGCCCTTTCCAAGCTCACCTTCCAGGATGAGAAGGACGGAAATTCAGCCCCAGGCCCGCAGCAGATTTCCTTCGTGATCGAGGGGAACCTCGCCCTTGAAACTTTTTTGCCGGCGGAAACCTATGGTCACCTGGCTTCAATTCTGAAAGCCCCGATCGCCGCGTCTGTGAAGGAAAAGTAGGATGGAGTTTGAACGTTTTCTGGCGGCTGCCCGAAAAAGTCGGGTCCTCTGGGGGCTCTGTTTGCTTTTGCTGATGCTCAACGCCGGTTTTTACGTTTTTTTCATCCGGGGTCAGCAGCAGCAGATTCGCGACCTGCAAACCCGGTATTCCCGTCAGCGTGCTGAACTGGCACAGTTTTCCAAGACTTTCGGCAGCGGTGAGCTGTACGCCAAACGTGTGGCCGTGCTGGAAGCCTTTCAAGACCATTTGCCTCAGAAGATCGCCTTCACCGAAAAGGCCGCTGAAATTGACGCGCTATTGCAAAAAAACGGCCTGCGGGTTGAAAAAATGAGTTTCGCTCCCAGCGAGGCCAAAGAGCTGGGGCTCTGGAAATACGCCACCTCCCTGGCGGTTAAAGGGTCTTATGCCAGCTTGAAGGCCTTTCTGGCAGATCTCCAGAACTCCCCCAGTCTCTTTGCGATCGAAAAACTGGGGTTCGAAAATGACCCGGCAAATAAGGGCGCACTTCAGATGACCCTGAACATTTCAACCTTTTTTCGATGATCCCCGATACGGCGGCGGTTTGATGGACAACAAAAAGAAGCTTCTCACCGTTTTGCTTTTCGTTCTGGCCGCGCTGCTGGTCTACCGTTTGATGAACCCGTTTCGTCAGCAGCGGGTGGATCAGCTGACTTACACCGGCAAGAGCGCCGGGGAGAGCCGTCTGGTGGACTCACAGAATTCCCCGATGGGGCTGCCCCAAGAGGCCGATTTTCTCCTGACGCTGCTGCAACACCCCCCGGAGCGTTCCGGGCGGGTAACCAACCCCGGTTTTTGGGGGCCCGGCGACCGGCCGCCCCAAGGCGAATCGGCGCCGCCGGAAACCGAGCCGGATTCGGATGCCGGGGCCGATTCGGCCAACGCGACGCTTGATCCCACGCTTCAGGTAAAGCAGGACCTGAGCCAGTTTCGGATTTTCGGCTTCTTTAAAAGCCGCGGGGAGCTTGCCCTTTTCATGGAGCGCGGCAAGGAAATTCTCGTTGTCCGCAAAGGCGACCGGATCGATGGGGTATACCTGGTGGCGGATATTACCCCCCAGGTTTTGACCATCCGGGCGGAAAATATCGATGAGGCGGTTCATATCGATTTGGGTGAATTTTGACGGGGCCTACCAGGCGGTGCAGCGCCACATCGGCAACGATCTCTAGTCGCATTGCGGTGCGGTGCGGCGGTCGGGTTTTTTTAAGAAACTGTCAACTTAAAAGAACGGATAAGGCATGATGAACAGTTTTCGGTTAAACCTTTTGGTGGTGAAGAGTGCTGGCGCACCCGCGTTTCGGACCGCAGCCGCAATTGGGGCCTCGAAACCGTTCTGCAAGCTGACGCCCGTAAAACAGCCGGTCGCTTTTGCCTTGCGGATGCTGCTGCTGCTGGCGGTTCTGACCGCACTCTGCGGATGCAGCGCCACCACCTCTCTTATGGACGAAGGTAAGCAATCCGCCACGGCCGGCGACTGGGACAGCGCCGTTAGAAGTTATCAGCAGGCCTACCAGGAAAACCCCAACAACCCGGAAATCAAGCTGCTCTTGA
Encoded proteins:
- a CDS encoding type II secretion system F family protein; this translates as MIADNKSALKDFLEEEGNFVLKIHGTERILAGFRWRGRRKPFRLRDFLSFNQEFAVLIKAGLPILSALDTVLERSGNSDLYDLLREVRNDVSTGESLSGAFGKFSSVVSSLYVASLQAGEKSGSISLAISRYIAYIKKMLAIRQKVITASIYPAILTTVSVFVLVFLMVFVVPTFTAAYFDSGTQLPAITVVLVAVSHALKNNIYWLILLAAGCWAGLTYAKRSTTGKRFLDRLKLRTPLLGDIFLTYYISRLARTLATVLASGMPLVDAVRIASGTMDNSFLKETIQRVVKLLEEGGGFAASLERVQVFPTMAIRMVDAGESGGALEAVLDDVADFYEMDVDAKLTVLTSAIEPALMVIMGLLIGFIVLAMYLPIFQLAGAI
- the tadA gene encoding Flp pilus assembly complex ATPase component TadA, with the protein product MSVKAYKKLKFGDLAIKMGFMTRKQLDYVTSKKNITKQRIGHICLQEGLVDDEIIAQITAAQFSYDYVQIDGIEDPTLLELVPLEFMTRYQFVPYRREGDTLVIAMADPMNFLKAIDALEMLLDLSVAIVVVSETRIKNLLKKIETSRSVLDSVSDDMRLSLVRESDKGEDILSLEKLSAEESPIVKLVNSTILDAINKRASDIHIETSEQGVIIRYRIDGMLHQATDPLDVQHQGTIVSRIKIMSELDISEKRIPQDGRFKLKVQDRYIDFRVSILPTIFGEDVVIRILDRESLAADVGEFKLESLGLPAREMHRIRRMIQAPYGMFLMTGPTGSGKTTTLYMAISAVNSTEAKIITIEDPVEYQLKGIVQIPVNEKKGLTFARGLRSILRHDPDKILVGEIRDSETAQIALQSALTGHLVFTTVHANSAFEVINRFIHMGIKPYNLMAALNCIVAQRLMRTLCVCREPVTYSQAQLAEWGLAPARYREHVFYEAKGCDLCKGTGYKGRKAIIELIEMDDVIRELFIQKAPLAELKKTAAAAGTVFLRNAALAEVIGGQTTFKEANRVTFIEPEGCMIETQ
- a CDS encoding PilN domain-containing protein; this encodes MDAIKINLATFDFRYQRIARLVLIGVAAFVLLVSVNAIRIWFQNQGRLAAHRQKIERLESSLAEQRGQQKARADRGGGGEPEKIENNIIRISRLVARDVFPFDRLLDMLEANLPDGVHLGRLEANETIGAVLLEGVAESMDRVTVFVNQLESLEEVSRIALSKLTFQDEKDGNSAPGPQQISFVIEGNLALETFLPAETYGHLASILKAPIAASVKEK
- the pilO gene encoding type 4a pilus biogenesis protein PilO; this encodes MEFERFLAAARKSRVLWGLCLLLLMLNAGFYVFFIRGQQQQIRDLQTRYSRQRAELAQFSKTFGSGELYAKRVAVLEAFQDHLPQKIAFTEKAAEIDALLQKNGLRVEKMSFAPSEAKELGLWKYATSLAVKGSYASLKAFLADLQNSPSLFAIEKLGFENDPANKGALQMTLNISTFFR